The genomic interval CCGCTTGTCCAGCTTGCCCTTCCTCCCCACCACTTGGGGTTGCGGACGAAGGTGATGTTGCCCGAGTGGGTGTCCCACTTCCCGACCGTGTACGGGCCCGCGCCCCACTCGGGGTGGGCCTTCTTCACGTACGCCTTGTTGAAGTTCCCGACCGTCGCCGCCTCGGGGTGCAGGAAGGTCGTGAACAGGGTGGACCAGGAGGCGTTGACGCCCTTGAAGGTGATGACGGCCTCCTTGGCGTCCCTCCCCTTCGCGACGGAGGTGATCTGGTCGTAGCCGTCCGTGGAGGAGGCCGCGAACTCCTTGTCCGAGCCGTTGTTGGCCTTCCAGGTGGCCTCGATGGCACGCCAGTCGATGGGCGTGCCGTCGTTGAAGGCCGCCTTCGGGTTGATCGTCAGGACGACCTTCTGGTTTCCGCCGTCGACGGTCACCTTCACATCGCTGTAGTAGTCCTTGTTGTACTGCACGTCGCCGGTCGGCGAGTACGTGATCGCGTCGGCGTTGTACCAGCCCCAGACCCGGGAGGCGGTCAGTGTGGCGTTGACGTTGAAGGGATTGCCCTGGTCGTCGAAGGTGCCGACGGTGGTGTACGTGCCGCCGTCCTTGATGTTCTCGTACGGCTGCGGGTTGTAGTCGACGGCGGCAGACGCGGCCTTGGGCGCGTTCTTGCCGCCGCCGTCGGAGCCGTCGCTCCCGCCGGAGGACTGGCACGCGGTGGCGGCGACGGAGACGGCGGCGATCAGGGCGACGGACATGGCCAGTCTTGCGCGCATGGCGGAGTGTTCCTTCTGGTTCGAGGGGCGGGGAAGCGGATGGGGCGAGTGCCTCAGACGGCGTGACAGGCGTACGTGTGGCCGGGCCGCCCGGCCACCGGGGAGGCCGCGGGCCGTTCCGTACGACAGCGCTCGCGCACCTCCTCGCCGGCCAGCCGGTACAGCGGGCAGCGGTCCACGAAGACGCAGCCGGAGGGCAGCCGGGCGGCGCTCGGCTGTTCGCCCTCGAGGACCACGCGTTCGCGGGTGCGCTCGCGCTCCGGGTCCGGGACCGGGATCGCGGACAACAGGGCCTTGGTGTACGGGTGTTTGGGGTCGGCGAACAGCGACTCGGTGTCCCCGGTCTCCACGATGTGCCCGAGGTACATCACCGCGATCCGGTCGGAGACGTACCGGACGACGGCGAGATCGTGGGCCACCACCAGGTAGGCCAGGCCGAGTTCGCGCTTGAGCCGGGCCAGCAGGTTGATCACGCCCGCCTGCACGGAGACGTCCAGGGCGGAGAGCGGTTCGTCCAGCACGAGGAGCCTGGGCTCGGTCGCAAGGGCCCGGGCGATCCCGATCCGCTGGCGCTGCCCGCCGGAGAGCGCGGCCGGGAAGCGGTCGCTCACCGCCTCGTCCAGGCCGACCAGCGCCAGGAGTTCGCGGACCCGGTCCCGGGTGGAGGCGCGGTCCCGGCCGATCGCGCGCAGGGGTTCGGCGAGCAGTTCGGAGACGGGCAGCCGCGGGTCGAGGGCGCCCATCGGGTCCTGCATCACGATCTGGACATCGCGGCGCAACTCCCGCAGCCGGGAGCCGGATGCGGCGGTGCCCACCTCGGTGCCGGCGATCTCGATCCGGCCGCCCTCGGGCCGCCTCAGCCGCAGGATCTCCAGCAGGGTGGTGGTCTTGCCGCTGCCGGACTCCCCCACCAGGCCCAGGGTCTCCCCGGACCGCAGCTCGAAGCCGACCCCGTTGACCGCGCGCAGCGTCCCGACGCGGCGTTTGAGGACGGCGCCCTTGGTGACCGGGAAGGTCTTCACCAGGTCCTCGACCCGGAGCACCACATCCCCGGCGGGCGCGTCGCGCTCGGCTTCAGCGCCCTCGTCCGGCGACGCCCCGCCCGTCGGATCCAGCTCCCCGGCGGCGATCTCGTCCGCGCGCAGGCAGGCCACGTCGCCGTGCCCGGTGACCGCGCGCAGGGCGGGCTCGTCCGTGCGGCAGGCGTCGAGCGCGACGGCGCACCGGCTCGCGAAGGGGCAGCCGGCCGGGAGGTCCACCAGGGCGGGCGGTTCACCGCCGATCGGGACGAGGGGGCGGCGTACCCCGCTGTCCACGGTGGGCACGGCGGCGAGCAGGCGCGCGGTGTACGGCATCACGGGGCGCGCGAACAGCTCGTCCACGCCCGCCCGCTCCACGAACCGGCCCGCGTACATGACGGCCACGTCGTCCGCGTGGCCCGCGACGACTCCGAGGTCGTGGGTGATGAGGACGAGCCCGGCGCCGGTCTCCTTCTGCGCGAGGCGGAGCACGTCCAGGATCTGGGCCTGCACGGTGACGTCGAGTGCGGTGGTCGGTTCGTCGGCGACCAGGACGGACGGTTTGTTGGCGATGGCCATCGCGATGACGACGCGCTGGCGCATGCCGCCGGAGAACTCGTGCGGGAAGGAGGCGGCGCGGGCGCGCGGGTCCGGGATGCCGACCAGGTCGAGGAGTTCGACGGCCTGTTCCCGGGCGGCCCGCTTCGTCAGGTCCTGGTGGACGCGCAGGGCGTCGGAGAGCAGCCGGCCCACGGTGAAGATCGGGGTGAGCGCGGAGAGCGGGTCCTGGAAGACCATGCCGATGGAGTTGCCGCGGATCGCGGACAGCTCCTTGTCGGTGAGGCCGACCAGGTCCCGGCCGCCCAGCAGCACCTGGCCGCTGGTCGCGGCGGTGGGCGGGAGGAGGCCCATGATGCCCATGGCGGTGGCGGACTTGCCGGAGCCGGACTCGCCGACGATGCCCAGGGTGCGGCCGGGCAGCAGGTCGAAGCCGATGCCGCGCACCGCCTCCACGGGGCCCGCCTCGGACGGGAAGGTGATGTGCAGGTCGCGCACCGAGAGGGCCGGGGTGACGGCGTCTCCGGGCGGCGGGGCGGTGGGCAGGGTCGTCGCGAGGGTCATCGTCGGCCTCCTGCCGCGCCGGTCGTGGATGTGGGGTCGAGGGCGTCGCGCAGCCCGTCGCCGACGAAGGTCATCGAGACGGTGAGCAGGACGACCAGGCCCGCGGGGAAGGCGAAGAGCCAGGGCGCGCTGGTGACGGTGTTCGCTCCGTCGGCGAGCATCGTGCCGAGCGAGACGTCCGGGGTCTGGACGCCGAAGCCGAGGAACGACAGCGCGGTCTCGCTGAGGACGGTCGCCACGACGCCCAGCGTCAGGTTGACGATGAGCAGCGAGCCGAGGTTGGGGATGATGTGGCGCAGGATGATGCGGGCCGGGCTCACCCCCATGAACTCGGCGGCCGTGATGAAGTCCCGCTCCCGCAGCGAGGTCGAGACGGACCAGATGACCCGTGCGGTGGACATCCAGCCGAACACCGTCAGGACGACGATGAGCACCCGCCAGTCACCGGCGAGCCGGTGGGAGACCAGGGCGAGGATGAGGAAGGAGGGGACGACCAGCAGGAAGTGGATGACTGCGAGGGTCGCCTTCTCCACCCGGCCGCCGAAGTACGCGGCGCTGGAGCCGATGACCGCGGCGACGACGATGGTCAGGACGGAGACGCTGACCGCGATGACCAGGGAGCGCCGCAGACCGTGCACGGCGGAGGCGTAGATGTCGTTGCCGCCCTGGTTGGTGCCGAACCAGTGCGTACCGCTCGGCGGTTGGGTGAGCGCGGCGAAGTCGGCGTCCGAGTACGCGTACGGGGTGAGGAGTCCGCCGAACACGCTGAAGAGCACGAGGAGTACGAAGATCGCCACACCGGCGACGGCGAGCCGGTTGCGCAGGAATCGCCGCGCGTAGAGCCGTTGTACGCCCATGTCAGCTCACCCTCACCCGGGGGTCGAGGAACACGGTGGCGATGTCCGCGAGGATCGCGCCGATCGCGGTCAGGGCGGCGGCGAAGGCGGCCGTGGCGACGGTGCCGTGGATGTCGTTCTTGCTGATGGTCTGGATGAAGTAGCGGCCCATGCCGTTCCAGCCGAAGATCGTCTCGGTGATGACGGCGCCGGTGAAGATCGCCGGGATGCTGAACGCCACGGAGGTCGCCGTGGGGATGAGCGCGGTGCGCAGGGCGTGCCGGCGGATCGCCTGGGCGCGGGTGAGCCCGGTGGCCCGGGCGGTGCGGACGTAGTCGGCGTTGAGGGTGTCGAGCAGCAGCGAACGCTGGGTCAGGTGGTAGCCCACGTAACCCATCAGGGTCAGGGTGAGGGTGGGCAGGATCAGGTGGAGCACGCGGTCGCCGATGGTGGGGAGCAGCCCTTCGACGTTCGGCGAGTTCTCGCCGGCGACGTAGAGGAAGTGCAGCCCGGCGTGCTGGTTGAGCCAGATCGCGACGAAGACGACGGCGAGCGCGGCGACCGAGGTGGGCACGTTGAACACGGCGATGGAGATGGCCTGCGAGACCCTGTCCGCCCAGCCGTACTGCCGGGACGCCGTGTAGACACCCAGGGCGACTCCGATCAGGACGGAGAGGAGCGTCGCCATGACGACCAGTTCGGCGCTGACGAGCGAGCGGTAGCCGATCTCGCCGTTGACGGAGACACCGGTGGGCGACATGCCCCAGTCGAAGCGGGTGACGACGCCGGTGAGCCAGTCCCACCACCGCTGCACGAGCGGCACCGACGGGTCCAGGTGGTACGGCGCGAGCGCCCGGTCGATCTGGGCCTCGGTGCGGACGGGCCGCAGTTCCTTGAAGTTCGACCGGGGGTCCAGGAACCAACTGGCCAGGAAATAGGTGGCGTTGGTCGCCACCACGATCATCAGGAGCCAGCCCGCCGCCTTGCGCGTCACATGGCGCAGCACGGGTGGCACCTCCTCGCGCACAGGGGACGCGCCATGGGGGCGCAGGGTCTGGGGGGCGTATGCATGCGCGGTGGTGCTTTCTGGGGGTCGGGAAAACGTTGCACAGACGTGCGAGCGTCAGTCTGGTGCGGGCTGCGGCGCCGGCACCAGACCCGGAGCCCTCCCGCCACGACCTCGCAATACCCCCGTAGCAAACGGGCCGGACAGATCATGTTTTGTACGTGAGCGGGAGTTTTCTGTTCGTAGGCGGAAGTGGAGGCAGGACGTGCACGGTGAGTACAAGATCCCCGGCGGCAAGCTGGTCGTGGTGGACCTGGAGGTCGAGGGCGGCGCCCTGCGCGACGTCCGGGTGGCCGGTGACTTCTTCCTGGAGCCGGACGAGGCGATCCTCGCGATCGACGCGGCCCTGGAGGGCGCCCCGGCGAACACCGACACGGTGGCCCTCGCGGCCCGGATCGACGCGGCGCTGCCGGAGTCGACGGTGATGCTCGGCCTCACGTCGGAGGGTGTCGCCGTCGCCGTACGCCGGGCGCTGGCGCAGGCCACGGAGTGGAGCGACTACGACTGGCAGCTCATCCACGACGCCCCGCAGTCCCCGGCCCTACACATGGCCCTGGACGAGGTCATCACGGCGGAGGTGGCGGCGGGCAGGCGGCCGCCGACGCTGCGGGTGTGGGAGTGGGACGCCCCGGCGGTGATCATCGGGAGCTTCCAGTCACTGCGCAACGAGGTGGACGCCGAGGGCGTCCAGCGCCACGGTGTCACGGTGGTCCGGCGGATCTCCGGCGGCGGCGCGATGTTCGCGGAGCCCAGCAGCACCATCACGTACTCCCTCGCCGTGCCGCAGTCCCTGGTCTCCGGGCTCTCCTTCGCGGACAGTTACGCGTATCTGGACGACTGGGTGCTCGAAGCGCTCGGGGACATGGGCATCAAGGCGTGGTACCAGCCGCTCAACGACATCGCCACCGAGGTCGGCAAGATCGCCGGCGCCGCGCAGAAGCGCGTGGTCGGCCCGGACGGCGGCCCCGGCGCGGTGCTGCACCATGTGACCATGTCGTACGACATCGACGCCGACAAGATGCTGGAGGTGCTGCGCATCGGCAAGGAGAAGATGTCGGACAAAGGCACGAAGAGCGCCAAGAAGCGCGTGGACCCGCTCCGCCGGCAGACCGGCCTGCCGCGCCAGGCCGTCATCGAGCGGATGATCGAGTCCTTCCGCAACCGGCACGGCCTGACCCGGGGCGAGGTGACCCCGGAGGAGCTGGCCCGGGCAGAGGAACTGGTCCGCACGAAGTTCGCGAACGACGAGTGGACCGCCCGGGTGCCTTAAGGGTTTGTGTTCCGGAGGACCGGCCGGTGGTCCTGCCAGCGCAGCTCCGCCTCCAGCTGGGCCGCCAGCGAGACGAGCCGTTCCTCGCTGCGCGACGGGCCGAGGAGCTGGGCGCCGACCGGCAGGCCGTCCGGGGTGAAGCCCGCCGGGACGTTGACGCCGGGCCAGCCCAGCACGTTCCACGGCCAGGCGTACGGGCATGCCTCGGTCATCGCCACATCGGTGCGCCAGGCGCTCAGCCCGTCGAACCGGCCGATCCGGGGCGGCGGCATCGCGGTCGTCGGGGTCAGCAGCACATCGAACCCGGCGCCGCCGCGTCCGTGGTGGAACAGCGCCCCGATCCGCCGGTGCTGGTGCACCTCGCGAGCCCGGGCCGCCCGCACCACCCTGCCGCCCAGCCGGGTGCCGGTGCGCAGGGCGGAGCGGGTGCGCGCGTCCAGGAGCGCCGGTTCGGGGTGCAGGGCGGCGAGTTCGGCGATGCCCGCGGTGGCGCGGGGCACGAAGCCGAGGCCGATCAGCCCGTAGCGCGGCCGGGCCTCCACCACGTCGTGGCCGAGCCGGGCCAGCGCCTCCGCGAGCGCGGTGACCGCGCGGCGCACGTCGGGGTGGGGTGCCGTGCCGGTGAGGGTGAGCGGGGGCCGCCAGGCGAGCGCGATGCGCAGCCGGCCCGGGTCGCGGCGGGCGGCGGCCGACGCGTCGACGGGCGGCGGGCGGTGCGGGTCCTCGGGGTGCGGCCCGGCGACGGCGTCGAGCAGGAGAGCCGCGTCCTCGACGGTCCTGGCCAGCGGGCCGTTGACGGTGAGGCCCTGGAAGGCGTCGCTGTGCGGGTGCACCGAGATCCGGCCGCGCTGCGGTTTGATGCCGACCAGGTGGGTCCAGGCGGCGGGGATGCGGACGGACCCGGCGCCGTCGGAGCCGAGGGCGGCGGGCACCAGTCCGGCGGCGACGGCGGCGGCCGAACCGCCGGAGGAGCCGCCCGGAGTGTGGTCGGTGTGCCAGGGGTTGCGGGTGGCGCCGAACGCGGCGCCCTCGGTGAACGGCCACTGGCCGAGCTCGCAGGAGTTGGTCTTGCCGACGATCACGGCCCCGGCCGCGCGCAGCCTGCGTACGGCCTCGCTGTCGGCGGGCGCCGCCGCCCGCTCCCCGGCGCAGCCGAAGTAGGTGGGCATCCCGGCGACGTCCGTGTCGTCCTTCACCGCGACGGGCACCCCGAGCAGCGGCAGCCGCTCCCCCGCCGCGAGCCGGCGGTCGGCCTCGGCGGCCTCGGTGAGCGCGGGCTCGGCGCGCAGGTGGCGGAAGGCGTTGAGGGTGCCCTGGCTCGCCTCGATCCGGGCCAGCGCGGCGGTGACGAGTGCGGTGGAGGTGGTCCGGCCGTCCGCGAGGGCCCGCACGCTGTCGGCGAGGCCGCGCGGGGCGGGGTCCGGGGCTTCCCGGTCCGGTACGGGGTCCTCGGCCGTTCGGGTGGTCGGAGCTGAGGACATGGGCGGCTCGCCTCCTCGTACCGTCGGGTGCGTGCGTGCACCTCCCGCGCGAACGGACTTACTGGAGGGTAACGAGTGGGCGCGCCGCCCTCAACCGTGCGGGACGAAGGTCCTTACGGCTGCACGCTGATCTCGCCGATGCCCGTGCCGAGTCCCGCACAGTGCGCGGTGGACTGGCCGGACTGGCCCGGGGCGAGGGTGACGTGCTCGCCGTCCACGTCGGGCGACCAGCCGCAGACCAGGTGCACCCAGAAGGTCTGGGTGGTGGAGCCGTTGTTCCGGCACAGCGCGTAGCCGGTGTAGTCGTCCACGGCGTGCTTGCCGGTGTCGCAGGACAGGCCGGGCGGGGTGGCTGAGGCCGGGGCCGCGACGGCGAGGCCGCCCGCCACGGCGAGGGCCGTGGCCAGGCCGGTGACGGCGGCTCGGCGGGACAGGCTGCCCAGGATCTTCTTCATGGCTCCCTTTCGGTGGTGACCGCCCGTGACCGCCGGGACGGCACGCGCGCGGTCGCGTACGACTCTGGCGCGGGCGGACTCCGGAGCGGGCCGCCCGCGGCCTGCCTAACCCGGGAACGCCGGGAAACGTCACGCTGTGTAGATGCCGCCGGGGTGCCTTGCGCCGAACGGGCGGCGTTCACTCCCCCGGCGTACGCTCGACTGGTCCGGACCGCAGCCGTCCGGAAGCCCCACGACGACCCTTCGCACCGAGGAGGCGACGTGACCGGTTCACTACTCGGCACCCGCCCGGCCGCGTGGGCCGCCGCGTTCCTGATCGGCGCCGGCGGTACCGGCGCCCTCGGCGGCGTGGCCCATGCGGAGGACATCG from Streptomyces drozdowiczii carries:
- a CDS encoding lipoate--protein ligase family protein, with translation MHGEYKIPGGKLVVVDLEVEGGALRDVRVAGDFFLEPDEAILAIDAALEGAPANTDTVALAARIDAALPESTVMLGLTSEGVAVAVRRALAQATEWSDYDWQLIHDAPQSPALHMALDEVITAEVAAGRRPPTLRVWEWDAPAVIIGSFQSLRNEVDAEGVQRHGVTVVRRISGGGAMFAEPSSTITYSLAVPQSLVSGLSFADSYAYLDDWVLEALGDMGIKAWYQPLNDIATEVGKIAGAAQKRVVGPDGGPGAVLHHVTMSYDIDADKMLEVLRIGKEKMSDKGTKSAKKRVDPLRRQTGLPRQAVIERMIESFRNRHGLTRGEVTPEELARAEELVRTKFANDEWTARVP
- a CDS encoding ABC transporter substrate-binding protein; translated protein: MRARLAMSVALIAAVSVAATACQSSGGSDGSDGGGKNAPKAASAAVDYNPQPYENIKDGGTYTTVGTFDDQGNPFNVNATLTASRVWGWYNADAITYSPTGDVQYNKDYYSDVKVTVDGGNQKVVLTINPKAAFNDGTPIDWRAIEATWKANNGSDKEFAASSTDGYDQITSVAKGRDAKEAVITFKGVNASWSTLFTTFLHPEAATVGNFNKAYVKKAHPEWGAGPYTVGKWDTHSGNITFVRNPKWWGGRASWTSGCTSTWSPRRASTPSRTASWTTPPPSTRRA
- a CDS encoding ABC transporter ATP-binding protein, whose protein sequence is MTLATTLPTAPPPGDAVTPALSVRDLHITFPSEAGPVEAVRGIGFDLLPGRTLGIVGESGSGKSATAMGIMGLLPPTAATSGQVLLGGRDLVGLTDKELSAIRGNSIGMVFQDPLSALTPIFTVGRLLSDALRVHQDLTKRAAREQAVELLDLVGIPDPRARAASFPHEFSGGMRQRVVIAMAIANKPSVLVADEPTTALDVTVQAQILDVLRLAQKETGAGLVLITHDLGVVAGHADDVAVMYAGRFVERAGVDELFARPVMPYTARLLAAVPTVDSGVRRPLVPIGGEPPALVDLPAGCPFASRCAVALDACRTDEPALRAVTGHGDVACLRADEIAAGELDPTGGASPDEGAEAERDAPAGDVVLRVEDLVKTFPVTKGAVLKRRVGTLRAVNGVGFELRSGETLGLVGESGSGKTTTLLEILRLRRPEGGRIEIAGTEVGTAASGSRLRELRRDVQIVMQDPMGALDPRLPVSELLAEPLRAIGRDRASTRDRVRELLALVGLDEAVSDRFPAALSGGQRQRIGIARALATEPRLLVLDEPLSALDVSVQAGVINLLARLKRELGLAYLVVAHDLAVVRYVSDRIAVMYLGHIVETGDTESLFADPKHPYTKALLSAIPVPDPERERTRERVVLEGEQPSAARLPSGCVFVDRCPLYRLAGEEVRERCRTERPAASPVAGRPGHTYACHAV
- a CDS encoding ABC transporter permease, which gives rise to MLRHVTRKAAGWLLMIVVATNATYFLASWFLDPRSNFKELRPVRTEAQIDRALAPYHLDPSVPLVQRWWDWLTGVVTRFDWGMSPTGVSVNGEIGYRSLVSAELVVMATLLSVLIGVALGVYTASRQYGWADRVSQAISIAVFNVPTSVAALAVVFVAIWLNQHAGLHFLYVAGENSPNVEGLLPTIGDRVLHLILPTLTLTLMGYVGYHLTQRSLLLDTLNADYVRTARATGLTRAQAIRRHALRTALIPTATSVAFSIPAIFTGAVITETIFGWNGMGRYFIQTISKNDIHGTVATAAFAAALTAIGAILADIATVFLDPRVRVS
- a CDS encoding amidase, translating into MSSAPTTRTAEDPVPDREAPDPAPRGLADSVRALADGRTTSTALVTAALARIEASQGTLNAFRHLRAEPALTEAAEADRRLAAGERLPLLGVPVAVKDDTDVAGMPTYFGCAGERAAAPADSEAVRRLRAAGAVIVGKTNSCELGQWPFTEGAAFGATRNPWHTDHTPGGSSGGSAAAVAAGLVPAALGSDGAGSVRIPAAWTHLVGIKPQRGRISVHPHSDAFQGLTVNGPLARTVEDAALLLDAVAGPHPEDPHRPPPVDASAAARRDPGRLRIALAWRPPLTLTGTAPHPDVRRAVTALAEALARLGHDVVEARPRYGLIGLGFVPRATAGIAELAALHPEPALLDARTRSALRTGTRLGGRVVRAARAREVHQHRRIGALFHHGRGGAGFDVLLTPTTAMPPPRIGRFDGLSAWRTDVAMTEACPYAWPWNVLGWPGVNVPAGFTPDGLPVGAQLLGPSRSEERLVSLAAQLEAELRWQDHRPVLRNTNP
- a CDS encoding ABC transporter permease, producing the protein MGVQRLYARRFLRNRLAVAGVAIFVLLVLFSVFGGLLTPYAYSDADFAALTQPPSGTHWFGTNQGGNDIYASAVHGLRRSLVIAVSVSVLTIVVAAVIGSSAAYFGGRVEKATLAVIHFLLVVPSFLILALVSHRLAGDWRVLIVVLTVFGWMSTARVIWSVSTSLRERDFITAAEFMGVSPARIILRHIIPNLGSLLIVNLTLGVVATVLSETALSFLGFGVQTPDVSLGTMLADGANTVTSAPWLFAFPAGLVVLLTVSMTFVGDGLRDALDPTSTTGAAGGRR